One window from the genome of Leishmania mexicana MHOM/GT/2001/U1103 complete genome, chromosome 18 encodes:
- a CDS encoding putative kinesin, with protein MTPPTTSSSPPGPATTTASAQESVSVIVRLKGASKFSSSTALLSYAVEDGTLSTPHVSCRPSSQDYGSAPPHLQTPCTALGCGSAAEPSVAPSASSPGADGGTDVAAATCTEASESSVLPVSQSRALASLSTQTSKQQPLTPASPTLNLSPRPSLFVAEAPATHHHQEDRNPGASAVLGGAAAAGRSIGSHGRVLTITFPNTKERRKYEFGEVLEPEVTNVALCERLIPSIMEQMAAGFNVCVLCYGQTGSGKTYTMNALAPAVAEEVFRSLDVNNEVVEMSCIQIYNNKAYNLLDGTRSGKFGAELSRPLTSSTGNSSGSSCFASASEPKVLIRGSAEMLAKVKAASRLRVTHAHTLNARSSRSFTLLSLHVTRFLDGAPLTTTRVTLADLAGTERLKKSGATGEAADQAIFINKSLMALRQLVESRGTEAEVLHFRKSLLTTYLAPRMRSWHLILLVTVSLEAGSFEETKSSLEFATNARRRKVMKVKSRVEQRLSSTVARLYGRPSFLSAAGGVGSGSGWNAREDNADSNELQEIIEVLQHRIRVLEEALKIEQERGAMTAVQSPLAEVLANPSCAAPAAAVDAGVAPLADAETLRRESQYYRRLLQEREQDLRRLQSQFPERSAAADCAPPDLPDSLEASSLSLDEGDAGARDDQQESATPPASARSSESSGTQVRSGEGGAADAHVQLRRYVRQLRSLRSRGSSEDEWCSDVLDRLRNAVLRATEQYEDVNEQLLVVSSSLSGLRTQNHRLYDEVLRANKRLLATDMECRERRAALQMVTLRATAAETALEQLRLQLFQAYAEQSIREEMTRLYLDATPIAANVDEALSGDRQTEQQVELEKVQAHQQVLCDKITELVDNVEQLTRAVAQKDVSLAALESLITPAQRALFHTLSNTSTAIADRDTTSVGGSDGGFADTTAAAMAADDGSSAADCFSLLQSRVLELSSLLTQEQQQHQLTQCELLEAREDARRSRQEQRQAFFQQKEEARRVGQLMAENYELRQQNERHQLYLDHMYVSFHEKFLQLRHQHEEEMAELRSAAKAVPSHQRGNDDTARQGYEDEDHEDGASSVTARAVVRDDTPEGVPLSEDQLPEGIVHGPTAIAVSTADVADSGDAGWRASAQIQGPSRVRRRVSKSNVRHRGEDQGRAPTTADHTVVADTAVVSPQRVGLSSKVARRSARISKARLHLFATYGEPVNPSDAPVPVFKSDVFASTPPATRRRVRASGAARAKRRK; from the coding sequence ATGACACCGCCTAcaacctcctcctccccacctgGCCCTGCGACGACCACCGCATCGGCACAGGAGAGCGTCAGCGTCATTGTGCGCTTGAAGGGCGCCTCAAAGTTCTCTTCTTcaacggcgctgctctcttACGCGGTGGAGGATGGCACACTTTCGACGCCACACGTGTCCTGTCGCCCCTCCTCACAGGACTACGGATCCGCCCCGCCGCATCTGCAGACCCCATGTACAGCTctcggctgcggcagcgcggcagagcCATCCGTCGCTCCGTCAGCATCCTCTCCTGGCGCTGACGGAGGCACCGatgttgctgctgctacaTGCACGGAGGCCTCCGAATCCTCTGTGCTGCCAGTGTCGCAGTCCCGAGCGCTCGCGTCTTTGTCGACGCAGACGTCGAAGCAACAGCCCTTGACCCCTGCCTCCCCAACACTGAACTTGTCACCACGGCCAAGCCTCTTCGTAGCCGAGGCCCCGGCtacgcaccaccaccaagaGGACCGCAACCCCGGTGCCAGCGCCGTGCTGGGTGGCGCGGCCGCGGCTGGCAGGAGCATCGGCTCACACGGCCGCGTGCTCACCATCACCTTTCCCAACACGAAGGAGCGCCGAAAGTATGAGTTtggcgaggtgctggagcCCGAGGTGACGAACGTGGCCCTGTGCGAGCGCCTCATCCCCTCCATTATGGAGCAGATGGCGGCTGGCTTcaatgtgtgcgtgctctgcTACGGTCAAACCGGGAGCGGCAAGACGTACACGATGAACGCGCTGGCGCCAGCCGTTGCCGAGGAGGTCTTTCGCTCCCTCGACGTGAATAacgaggtggtggagatGAGCTGCATACAGATATACAACAACAAAGCCTACAACCTGCTTGACGGCACCCGCTCTGGCAAGTTTGGCGCGGAGCTGTCACGTCCGCTGACGAGCAGTACCGGCAACAGCAGTGGTAGCAGCTGCTTTGCCAGTGCCTCGGAACCCAAGGTTCTGATCCGGGGCAGTGCTGAGATGCTCGCCaaggtgaaggcggcgtcGCGACTGCGCgtgacgcacgcgcacaccctcAACGCCCGCAGCTCGCGCTCCTtcaccctcctctctctccacgtCACGCGCTTCCTCGACGGCGCACCGCTCACGACGACGCGAGTCACACTCGCCGACCTCGCTGGGACGGAGAGACtgaagaagagcggcgccaccgggGAGGCGGCCGACCAGGCCATCTTCATCAACAAGTCCttgatggcgctgcgccagctggtGGAGTCCCGCGGCACGgaggcagaggtgctgcACTTCCGCAAATCGCTGCTTACCACGTACCTCGCCCCGCGCATGCGCAGCTGGCACCTTATTCTTCTCGTTACTGTTTCCCTCGAGGCGGGCAGCTTCGAGGAAACCAAGTCGTCGCTGGAGTTTGCGACCAACGCGCGACGCCGCAAGGTCATGAAGGTGAAGAGCCGGGTCGAGCAGAGACTGTCGAGCACCGTCGCCCGCCTCTATGGACGGCCCAGCTTCCTCtctgccgccggtggcgtgggcagcggcagcggctggaACGCGCGCGAAGACAACGCTGACAGCAACGAGCTTCAAGAGATCATTGAAGTCCTTCAGCACCGCATCcgcgtgctggaggaggcgctgaagaTAGAGCAGGAGCGAGGCGCCATGACGGCTGTGCAGTCACCACTGGCAGAGGTCCTTGCCAACCCCAGCtgtgcggcgccggcggcagcggttgACGCGGGTGTCGCGCCGCTTGCTGACGCAGAGACGCTGCGGCGTGAGTCCCAGTACTACCGTCGtctgctgcaggagcgggaGCAGGATCTACGCCGTTTGCAGAGTCAGTTCCCCGAAAGGAGTGCTGCGGCTGACTGCGCGCCACCAGATCTGCCCGACTCACTGGAAGCATCGTCGCTATCGTTGGATGAAGGTGACGCGGGGGCGAGAGACGATCAGCAGGAGTCTGCCACGCCACCAGCCTCGGCGCGGAGCAGCGAGAGCTCTGGTACCCAGGTGCGCTCCGGAgaaggtggcgctgccgacgcgcacgtgcagctgcggcggtaCGTGCGCCAACTGCGCTCACTTCGCTCACGCGGTAGCAGCGAAGATGAGTGGTGTAGCGACGTGCTAGACCGCTTGCGCAACGCGGTACTGCGTGCCACCGAACAATACGAGGACGTAAACGAGCAGCTTCTTGTCGTCTCTAGTTCACTGAGCGGACTGCGTACGCAAAATCATCGACTCTAcgacgaggtgctgcgcgccaaCAAGCGCCTTTTAGCAACCGATATGGAGTGCAGggagcggcgcgccgccctGCAGATGGTGACACTTCGAGCAACCGCTGCGGAGACGGCGCTTGAGCAgttgcgcctgcagctgTTTCAGGCGTACGCCGAGCAGTCGATACGGGAGGAGATGACGCGCCTCTACCTGGACGCGACGCCGATCGCCGCCAACGTCGATGAGGCCTTGTCTGGCGACCGACAgacggagcagcaggtggagcTAGAGAAGGTGCAGGCGCACCAGCAAGTACTGTGTGATAAGATCACCGAGCTAGTGGACAACGTCGAGCAGCTGacgcgcgccgtcgcgcagaAGGATGTGTctctggcggcgctggagtcGCTCATCACACCGGCGCAGCGAGCGCTCTTTCACACCTTGTCAAACACTTCCACTGCCATCGCTGACCGCGACACCACCAGCGTTGGGGGTAGTGACGGCGGGTTTGCTGACacgaccgcggcggccatggcCGCAGACGAcggaagcagcgccgctgacTGTTTCAGTCTTCTGCAGTCACGGGTTTTGGAGCTCAGTTCCCTGCTTacgcaggagcagcagcaacaccagcTCACCCAGTGCGAGCTCCTGGAGGCCCGCGAAGATGCGCGGCGCAGCCgacaggagcagcggcaggcgttCTTCCAACAGaaagaggaggcgcggcgcGTGGGCCAGCTGATGGCAGAGAACTACGAGTTGCGTCAACAAAACGAGCGTCATCAGCTCTATCTGGACCATATGTACGTCAGCTTTCACGAAAAGTTCCTGCAACTGCGACATCaacacgaggaggagatggcagAGCTGCGGAGCGCCGCGAAAGCAGTGCCATCGCATCAGCGCGGCAACGACGATACGGCAAGGCAGGGGTACGAGGATGAGGACCACGAGGATGGGGCGTCGTCGGTCACCGCACGTGCTGTTGTGCGCGACGACACGCCGGAGGGTGTGCCATTGAGTGAGGATCAGCTGCCTGAAGGCATTGTGCACGGCCCCACTGCTATCGCAGTCTCGACGGCAGACGTGGCGGACAGTGGAGACGCGGGGTGGAGGGCATCGGCGCAGATACAGGGGCCCAGCCGAGTGCGGCGTCGGGTTTCAAAGTCGAATGTGCGACACCGCGGAGAAGATCAGGGCAGGGCCCCGACTACGGCGGACCACACGGTTGTGGCAGATACTGCTGTCGTTTCGCCACAGCGCGTCGGACTGTCATCAAAGGTGGCGCGTCGTTCAGCGCGCATCAGCAAGGCAAGACTGCATCTCTTCGCTACGTACGGTGAGCCAGTCAACCCCAGTGATGCCCCGGTGCCTGTCTTCAAGTCAGACGTCTTCGCCTCTACCCCGCCGGCAACGCGACGCCGTGTTCGCGCGTCAGGAGCGGCACGCGCAAAGCGTCGCAAGTAG